The Helianthus annuus cultivar XRQ/B chromosome 15, HanXRQr2.0-SUNRISE, whole genome shotgun sequence genomic sequence gatccagattcaaaaggtttgaattttggactaaagtgacaaaaatgaTCAAACCTCAGAGactattttggcagtttactcttttgtAATTTAtgtatttgttaagataaaacccaaaaaataaattaataacaaATAACTTCATTTTTGTTAACtttatttttttgttgttttaaaaAACAAATCAAGAACTGGTTACATACCCGACCCGGAATATCTTTGACCATACCCGGAATCTATATGACCATGCACCTCTAAGTTGAAACAATCTTGTAACCTATTGTACATATGTCATATGGCTTTTTCCTTATAAAAACATAATAGTTTTCATCAATTATTAGTCAATTTCATGTTCAATTTTGACAGGCACCAAATCTTGAAACATTATCAAGACAATTGCAACAAGATAAGCCGCTTATATGACACTAAAAATCAAGTGTTGAACCACAAAATCAAAGATTGCAGGCTTGCAGAATTCAAGTTCAACAAAAACAGGTTAAATGTAAAGAAAACAGCCATCAGAAACATTGAACTTTTCAACTACACAAACAAAGACTTATGGCTTGTAATATTTCGTTGGTacaaagggcattttggtaaccGACCCTTCATACGTTTTCCCTCGGATCACAATCTTCACTTTCGTACCCGCTTTGTGCAATCCCGACTTAACATACCCCATGCCAATGTTCTTCTTCAAGCACGGACTAAACCCTCCGCTAGTAACCTCACCGATGTTCTCCCCGTTCTCGTTCTGAATCTCACTGTGACTACGGGCCGGTGGGCCTGTTGAGAAAAGCCCAACTCGTCTTATAGCTGGGCCGTCAGCAATTTGCTTGAGGATCACCTCAGCTCCAAGAAAACCACCCTCGGCCCGTCGTCTCTTGCCAATGGCCCATGTGAGCCCAGCCTCCACAGGGGTTATGTGTTGCTCCATGTCGTTGCCGTAAAGACACAGCCCGGCTTCAAGACGAAGACTGTCACGTGCACCAAGACCGGTTAACCGTACTTTCCCTTCAGATTTTTCTAGAATCGCTTTTGCGAGATCGACCGCATTTTCTGAGGGAACCGAGATTTCGAATCCATCTTCACCGGTATACCTACACGAAGTTAATATATTAATGATTCTGATTCTGGAAGACATGATATAATATCCTAATCGCTTTAATTAAGCGCAAACATACCCGGTTCTGGTTAGAAAACATTTGGAACCGTTGATATCGATAATACGGAACTCCCCAAAGTACATTTTACTCAAATCCTCTTTAGTCAAGTGCTGAAGAGTCGGGGCTGCAAGAGGACCCTGCACCACGACAACAAAACGGaatacatatatacataatatTATAGATCATAACATGTTCGTTATCGAACGAATCAACTAACCtacaaaacaaattaacaataTATTTGAATTAAAAAGAACCATTTCTCATAGGGCTGCAAAGAAAACGAACCTTCAATGAACAATTCATGAACagttcggcgggaagttcatttgtgttcgtttgttaatgtttagttaaatgaatgaacacgaacataaaatttcgttcgtttagttaaatgaacgagcATGAACAGAGGTTGCATTCATTCAtatatgttcgtgaacgtttggtaatgcgtttgtttatgttcgtttgtgttcgataatTCATTAGTgatttagtttttatattttatttaaatacttcaaaattccgacagataaaatatttaataagtatcagcatcttatatattttgttcatgaacgcttgtttgtgttcgtttgtttccgtCTGTggtcatgaacattagtttgtgttcatttgtgttcatgaacgctCGTTTAAATTCAtcgcctaaaattaacaaaccaACACGAACACgttaatttccttaacaaacaaacacgaacacaaAATCTCGTTccataagtgttcatgaacagttcgtgagcacatatatttccttaacaaacgagcACAAACAAgatcttgttcatgttcgttcagttcgtttgcagccctaatttCTCAAGTTATAGTTACTAACCTGAAGAGCCAAAAGAGATCTCTCATCATAAATGTGCCAGCTTACATCACCACCTTTGGCTTTAAAAGCCTTCATATGCTCTTCAATATGAGCCAAATCCTTATCTCGACACCCCGCATTAACAACCAAATAAATGTGATCATCGGTCACTTTAGTGATAACAGAATCATCAATCGCTCCACCTTTCTCGTTTGTGAAAACAGTGAGCGAGCCGGTACCAGGAGCAAGTCCTGCCACATCAGCAACCACGAGCTTTTCGAGAAACGGGACGCAATCTTTTCCCTTAAGACTTAGCCCACACATATGTGCGACATCGAAAAGACTACCGTTTTCCCTGCAGTTTATGGTGGATTCCATGATTGAATCTTTGTACTGGATTGGCATGCTCCAACCGGCAAACGGTACCATCTTTCCGCCATTGGCAACGTGGAAGTCGTACAGAGCGGTTTTCTTGAGGTCAGCGTCCGAGGCGTAGCACCTTCGGGCTATGGTTTTTTTATCGGCTTGACCGAGACGGCGAGTGATTGATTGACCGAGTTGCCATAGTCCTCCCCTCATTGTGATTTATGCTTCAgcacacaaaaaaaaatcaaaaaattaaaaaaaaaaaaaaaaaaaaaaaaaaagtttcttAGATTCCAATAACCTTAAATTAAGCACAATCAAGGTTTTCAATGGTACCAATTAAAGATGTAAACATTGTAGATGAATCTTGAGGAATTAATAAATCAATCTATTAATTTTGTATACTAATTCATCCCCCAACACTTATCACATTTTGATCTAATAAATTGCAGCTCAACTGTATGACAAAATGCCTCAAAGAAAAGAGATAAGAAAACACAACCAACAAATTCAACAATCAATaaagatccaatatgttcaacaATTAGCATCTTAATCAACAAATTTGCAAAAGGGTTTTGCCCCACATGAACAAAGACTCAATCTTTTCACAAATTACAATCAAGAAACAGATCTTTTACACCAAAAGCAGGTTAATTGACCAGAAAGAAAAGAGAAATTGATTGAGATTGAACTTACAAGTGAACTTAGAGAGCAAATCTTGATGCGGTTGGGTTGGAGTTTTTAAAATAATAATGAGTACATTTGAGGGAGAATATTTTTGCtgtaaaataatataataatataataatataaaaataggAAATGGTTGGTGAGTGAAAACTAAAAAGCAGTGGGTGGTGGAGAACTTTTGGTAGCAATCAAAACCCCTATCGTTGGTGAGTGGTAAGCCCTTGCCATCCATGATAAGGATCACTGGGATGCCATACAttcattttttaaatattttttaagaTTTTATGTGAAAAGCATATGGATATGGATATATTTTAACTCGCTAAATCTAGGTAGAAAACCCTCCATTTtaagaaaaccctagaaaacccaacctcccgacattttttttttgaaaaaaataacacatgtaatatacatgtttttaagagttttgggccaaaaaaaacaaaaaagcgccgaagaaatgtttttaaaaaaaaaaaaaacaaatttcagcaagtttcagccttttttgcctaacacatgttagtcaccCGGAgtttgctgaaatttgtttattttttttaaaaacatcccttcggcgcttttttgttttttttttttggcccaaaactcttaaaaacatgtatattacatgtgttatttttttcaaaaaaaaaatgtcgggaggttgggtaaaaatggggggagttttgagtttccagagttttctaaaaaCATAAGGGTTTTCTATATAGTCCTCCCCTATTTTAACTAATTTGGGCTTATATAGTTATAGGTTCTTTTTATAAGATATTGATTTACACTTGAAATTTTTATTAAAGCATATGTTTAAGAAAACTTTTATCCACACTTGATGTATTCCTTTTTTGTTACTTGTATCTTTATATTTGTTTaaagtttttttattaaattcCGCATGTGTTCTTATCTTGATAtctatgtttggcatggagcttcgctttaagcttttaagaaaaagcttcTACTtcataaaaagtcttgtttgatTGAAGGGGTTTGAAGCTTTTAGATTAGGAGCttaaagtttttggttgaacgTTCCTATTAGTAGCGTTTAGAatgagctacaagcttttagaaaaaaaaaattgattattttaacctctaaagataatgcactttttaatgcacaaactttttaaatttttagttacgTCTATTTTGGCccttttatacattttattaaaaggtCCAGCTACTCttgccaaacaccaaatatatctaaaaaagctacagctaccagctaCCAGCTTTCAACCACCAGCtttcagccaccagctacttttgccaaacatacccattATCTAAAAACATCGACCCAAACATACCCATTATCTAAAAACATCGACCAAAACTAACACTTATTTAAAATCATGTAACCCATACACAACCGTGCAGCCTATTTATCTAAACAAAACTGAATTGGTGAATTGCATACAGGTTAAACAAATTTTAAACAGGTACACTAATTATGTGTTGCAAGTGTGTTTAACAGTTCAAAATGAATGTAAGAAAACCGAAGAGCGGTACACAACTTATATACAGGTTAAACAAAACTGATGTACAGATTAAATTGTAAGGGTTTAAAAGGTCTAAATGAATGTAACGAGCCATTTCGCCTTTGTTTGAAACCGTAGGCTAATTCGGGATCCCCAATCGCAAATAAGATACGGTGTTGATTAAGTGTGGATTAAAAAGTAAACCACTTTCAGTGAAAAATTGATGTAGAGTCGAGCCGGGCTCGACTGTGTATACATGTGTTAACATCAACAGTATCATCCAAATGAAACCAAAACTTTGATTATCCTGCTAATAAAACAACTGTTACATTTCTCAAGGACATGCTTACTGCAATGGCAACAAGCATACCTTCCAAAACTGTAAATGATTCACAATTACAAACTTTCGATTCATAATCTCATCATATTAGTAGATTCGCACTGTTTTTAAGTATCTTTCGTGCACGCCAGTGGACAGCAGCAGCGGTTTCCGATGTCCCCATctaccaacaaaaaaaaacaaattaaacaacAAAATTACTTGACCATGAAAATTTTACGTttaccatagttattaaaggcactAGGCGCACTctaggcgcataggcctcgcctggggcctaggcgcaaagcgcaaaaaaagcgagggcctgagaaaaaaTAAAGTGCATAAtggaaaattttaaaaaatatattgtgtattagaaaaagaatactattcttcaaataaaataaagaaagtctattatgtaacactttatatcatctaattagtaccaaaatattagtgtattagtgtaTAAAATTAGTTTtccttgattaaaagtagaaatttggctagaatcttgtcggaatttagccggaaactctccggaatctaggaatcttgccggaatgtgcgcctgaaccatcacctagagagttaaagcgcaatttcctcgacttaaagcgcaactgcctcgcctcgcctgaaaaatgggcctagtcgcaagaggcgatggcttttaacaactatgacgtttactattttttatttattgCATGTTTTTATTATCCTAACAAAACTTAAAACATACCTTTGACTCCATAGAATGATAATCTTGCCACAAACTCGCATCCTGGTCATACGTTGAAAGTGCCGCTTCGTATATCTTGCGGACTTCTACAAGATTTACCTTTTTGCCACCAGCAGATGATGCAAGGTTCAATTCTATTTCAATGCAGTTTCTATATAAAGCAAGCCCAGGCCGAGGTAAAGTGAAAAATCTGCACAACTTCATTAATTTAATGACAAATATATTACTCGTATGATGATCGACAGCTAAAAGATTAATTAGAGACATACCGCTTATACATATCTCTTGCACTCTGGATTCCATCTTTTTGTAGAACAAAGTTTACAATTGCGGATGAAAGAGAAAACCCGTCATCACTACCAC encodes the following:
- the LOC110910763 gene encoding aminomethyltransferase, mitochondrial; this translates as MRGGLWQLGQSITRRLGQADKKTIARRCYASDADLKKTALYDFHVANGGKMVPFAGWSMPIQYKDSIMESTINCRENGSLFDVAHMCGLSLKGKDCVPFLEKLVVADVAGLAPGTGSLTVFTNEKGGAIDDSVITKVTDDHIYLVVNAGCRDKDLAHIEEHMKAFKAKGGDVSWHIYDERSLLALQGPLAAPTLQHLTKEDLSKMYFGEFRIIDINGSKCFLTRTGYTGEDGFEISVPSENAVDLAKAILEKSEGKVRLTGLGARDSLRLEAGLCLYGNDMEQHITPVEAGLTWAIGKRRRAEGGFLGAEVILKQIADGPAIRRVGLFSTGPPARSHSEIQNENGENIGEVTSGGFSPCLKKNIGMGYVKSGLHKAGTKVKIVIRGKTYEGSVTKMPFVPTKYYKP